One stretch of Sinomonas terrae DNA includes these proteins:
- a CDS encoding NAD-dependent succinate-semialdehyde dehydrogenase, with amino-acid sequence MTTNSNAAEPGYRVLNPATGELVESFPTASDDEVEAALAAATAAYQTWRDVPIEERGKVLARAADLFAERAEDLARIITTEMGKPLSQAKAEAEFAADIFRYFATEGPHLAADQEIKTLSGGRARIQKLPIGPLLGIMPWNYPYYQVARFAAPNLMLGNTIILKHAETCPRSALAIHDLLRDAGVPEGAYTNLFASHAQVATVIADPRIQGVSLTGSERAGAIIGELAGKNLKKAVLELGGSDPFVVLDAQDPREIADTAWETRMENTGQACNSNKRMIVAEPLFEDFVAQLTARAQNLAPGDPANEEEGTYAPLSSRAAAETLAEQVRDAVEKGATLHAGGHLAQDGTAYYSPTVLTGITPAMRAYHEELFGPVAVVYKAADDDEALRLANDTPYGLGGAVFSTDPDRATRLAQRLDVGMANVNTPAGEGPEIPFGGVKRSGFGRELGPLGMEEFVNKRLLYTAD; translated from the coding sequence GTGACCACGAACAGCAACGCAGCTGAGCCCGGCTATCGAGTCCTGAATCCGGCGACGGGTGAGCTGGTCGAGTCCTTTCCGACCGCGTCCGACGACGAGGTCGAGGCCGCGCTCGCCGCGGCCACGGCGGCGTACCAGACCTGGCGCGACGTCCCGATCGAAGAGCGCGGGAAGGTCCTGGCCCGGGCCGCGGACCTGTTCGCGGAACGCGCCGAGGACCTCGCCCGCATCATCACCACAGAGATGGGCAAGCCCCTCTCGCAAGCCAAGGCCGAAGCCGAGTTCGCGGCCGACATCTTCCGCTACTTCGCCACGGAAGGCCCCCACCTGGCCGCAGACCAGGAGATCAAGACCCTCTCCGGCGGCCGCGCCCGCATCCAGAAGCTCCCCATCGGCCCCCTCCTGGGCATCATGCCCTGGAACTACCCCTACTACCAGGTCGCCCGGTTCGCTGCCCCCAACCTCATGCTCGGCAACACCATCATCCTCAAGCACGCCGAAACCTGCCCCCGCTCCGCCCTCGCCATCCATGACCTCCTCAGAGACGCCGGCGTCCCCGAAGGCGCCTACACCAACCTCTTCGCCAGCCACGCCCAGGTCGCCACCGTCATCGCCGACCCCCGCATCCAGGGCGTCTCCCTCACCGGTTCAGAACGCGCCGGGGCAATCATCGGCGAACTCGCGGGCAAGAACCTCAAGAAAGCCGTCCTCGAACTCGGCGGCTCCGACCCCTTCGTCGTCCTCGACGCCCAGGACCCCCGGGAAATCGCCGACACCGCCTGGGAGACCCGCATGGAGAACACCGGCCAGGCCTGCAACTCCAACAAGCGCATGATCGTGGCCGAACCCCTCTTCGAGGATTTCGTCGCCCAGCTCACCGCCCGCGCCCAGAACCTCGCACCCGGGGACCCCGCCAACGAGGAAGAAGGCACCTACGCCCCGCTCTCCTCCCGAGCCGCCGCCGAGACCCTCGCCGAGCAGGTCCGCGACGCGGTGGAGAAGGGCGCGACCCTGCACGCCGGCGGTCACCTCGCCCAGGACGGCACCGCCTACTACTCCCCCACGGTCCTCACCGGCATCACCCCTGCCATGCGCGCCTACCATGAAGAGCTCTTCGGCCCCGTCGCGGTCGTCTACAAAGCCGCCGACGACGACGAAGCCCTGCGCCTCGCCAACGACACCCCCTACGGCCTCGGCGGCGCCGTCTTCTCCACCGACCCCGACCGCGCGACCCGCCTCGCCCAACGACTCGACGTCGGCATGGCAAACGTCAATACCCCAGCCGGAGAGGGCCCCGAGATCCCCTTCGGCGGCGTCAAGCGCTCCGGCTTCGGCCGCGAACTCGGCCCCCTCGGCATGGAGGAATTCGTCAACAAACGCCTCCTCTACACCGCCGACTAA
- a CDS encoding CoA-binding protein, translating to MGHVNDPAVIERLMDTPGRWAVVGLTQNQWRAAYSVAEFLRDDLGQQIIPVNLRGEEVHGEKGYAKLADIPAELQPIDVVDCFVNSQRVGDVVDQAIAVGAKAVWLQLGVIDEAAAARAKAAGLDVVMNACPAQEVWRRTRGHRA from the coding sequence ATGGGACATGTCAACGATCCCGCCGTCATCGAACGCCTCATGGATACGCCCGGCCGTTGGGCCGTCGTCGGACTCACCCAGAACCAATGGCGCGCGGCCTACTCGGTAGCCGAGTTCCTTCGCGATGACCTCGGCCAGCAGATCATCCCCGTGAACCTCCGCGGCGAGGAAGTCCACGGTGAGAAGGGCTACGCGAAGCTCGCCGACATCCCCGCGGAACTGCAGCCGATCGACGTCGTCGACTGCTTTGTGAACTCACAGCGCGTCGGGGACGTTGTCGATCAGGCGATCGCCGTGGGGGCCAAAGCAGTGTGGCTCCAACTCGGGGTGATCGATGAGGCCGCCGCCGCGCGCGCGAAGGCCGCCGGGCTCGACGTCGTCATGAATGCCTGCCCCGCCCAGGAAGTCTGGCGCCGGACCCGCGGTCATCGCGCCTGA
- a CDS encoding MFS transporter has protein sequence MDQTTIRRLSDEATEVLLNKDGTSSSRRGGWMMIATILIEAWDLYAISFVLVFISAEYHPTAVQLGLVTAGVQGGALIGALIGGYVADRLGRKRVFILTMVLFIILAVAQGFSTNVWDLIILRFLIGIPLGSDISNGYAYIMESMSKGSREVMGSRWQFMFGLGEVFSIVVITIMYMTGMDHAILWRVALAIGALPAIFLLLARLDLPETPLSLIQRGQFIKAKEVSQNLFNDSLDMLPNENVVMERPKVGDFLKVIWADKTKRRATIFGWISNACQGAEFTAFGFYLPVILVTAGVGVAGSGHTTNITGTNFVTAAIYVLATISGLTAPMMISKIGHRGVAMWGYGLAFAGLVLGAFALGANIQWLIVLGACTLMWGHYWDASNGMTITSMVAPARFRGTASGFGYVFVKGASFFGAFVFPIMTASWGKVGATLAVSILSLIGFLAAKFILPELYGYVDQEGKAVAKV, from the coding sequence ATGGATCAGACCACCATCCGACGGTTGTCCGACGAGGCAACCGAGGTCCTTCTGAACAAGGACGGCACTTCGTCCAGCCGCCGTGGCGGCTGGATGATGATTGCCACGATTCTCATCGAGGCGTGGGATCTGTACGCGATCTCCTTCGTCCTCGTCTTCATCTCCGCCGAGTACCACCCGACGGCCGTGCAGCTCGGCCTTGTCACTGCCGGTGTCCAGGGCGGTGCCCTCATCGGCGCGTTGATCGGCGGCTACGTTGCCGACCGGTTGGGCCGCAAGCGCGTGTTCATCCTGACGATGGTGCTGTTCATCATCCTCGCCGTCGCGCAGGGCTTCTCGACGAACGTCTGGGACCTGATCATCCTCCGGTTCCTCATCGGCATCCCGCTCGGCAGCGACATCTCCAACGGCTACGCCTACATTATGGAGTCGATGTCGAAGGGCTCCCGCGAGGTCATGGGCAGCCGCTGGCAGTTCATGTTCGGGCTCGGCGAGGTCTTCTCGATCGTGGTCATCACGATCATGTACATGACCGGCATGGACCACGCCATCCTGTGGCGCGTCGCGCTGGCCATCGGCGCCCTGCCCGCCATCTTCCTCCTGCTTGCCCGCCTCGACCTCCCCGAGACCCCGCTCTCGCTCATCCAGCGCGGCCAGTTCATCAAGGCCAAGGAGGTCTCCCAGAACCTCTTCAACGATTCGCTCGACATGCTGCCGAACGAGAACGTCGTCATGGAGCGGCCCAAGGTCGGCGACTTCCTCAAGGTCATCTGGGCTGACAAGACCAAGCGTCGGGCCACGATCTTCGGCTGGATTTCCAACGCCTGCCAGGGTGCCGAGTTCACCGCGTTCGGGTTCTACCTCCCGGTCATCCTCGTCACCGCCGGCGTCGGCGTGGCGGGTAGCGGCCACACGACCAACATCACGGGCACCAACTTCGTCACGGCCGCGATCTACGTCCTCGCGACGATCTCCGGTCTGACCGCTCCGATGATGATCTCCAAGATCGGCCACCGTGGCGTGGCGATGTGGGGCTACGGCCTCGCGTTCGCAGGCCTCGTGCTCGGCGCGTTCGCCCTCGGCGCCAACATCCAGTGGCTCATCGTCCTCGGCGCCTGCACCCTCATGTGGGGCCACTACTGGGATGCCTCCAACGGCATGACGATCACCTCCATGGTCGCCCCTGCCCGGTTCCGCGGTACGGCCTCCGGCTTCGGCTACGTGTTCGTGAAGGGCGCCTCGTTCTTCGGCGCGTTCGTGTTCCCGATCATGACCGCCTCGTGGGGCAAGGTCGGTGCGACTCTGGCCGTCTCGATCCTCTCCCTCATCGGCTTCCTCGCGGCCAAGTTCATCCTCCCGGAGCTCTACGGCTACGTGGACCAGGAAGGCAAGGCTGTCGCGAAGGTCTAG
- a CDS encoding amino acid ABC transporter ATP-binding protein encodes MHTESSPSAAATTTAPAPAYTGAGLELKDLTLAYGDVEVVRDISLRVDPGTTTCIIGPSGSGKSTLLRGINRLHEPKSGDVILDGASTLGKHPDQLRRKIGMVFQHFNLFPDHTALENVALSPWKVKRLPKKTAFELARARLAEVGLRERADHKPRDLSGGQQQRVAIARALAMEPQVMLFDEATSALDPELVNGVLNLMASLSGRGMTMVVVTHEMGFARRAANQVVFMDEGQIVETGTPEDIFDRPQSTRLQRFLSEVL; translated from the coding sequence ATGCACACTGAATCATCACCATCAGCCGCGGCCACAACGACTGCCCCGGCGCCTGCCTACACGGGGGCCGGGCTCGAACTCAAGGACCTCACTCTCGCCTACGGCGATGTCGAGGTCGTCCGGGATATCAGCCTGCGCGTCGACCCCGGGACAACCACCTGCATCATCGGGCCTTCTGGCTCGGGCAAGTCAACCCTTCTGCGCGGCATCAACCGGCTGCACGAGCCGAAGTCGGGGGACGTCATCCTCGACGGTGCCTCGACCCTCGGGAAGCACCCGGACCAGCTTCGCCGCAAGATCGGAATGGTCTTCCAGCACTTCAACCTCTTCCCCGACCACACGGCACTCGAGAACGTGGCCCTCTCCCCGTGGAAGGTCAAGCGGCTCCCGAAGAAGACGGCGTTCGAGCTCGCCCGAGCCCGGCTTGCCGAGGTCGGCCTGCGGGAGCGCGCCGACCACAAGCCCCGAGACCTCTCCGGGGGCCAGCAGCAGCGTGTCGCTATCGCACGCGCCCTCGCGATGGAACCGCAGGTCATGCTCTTCGACGAGGCGACCTCTGCGCTCGATCCCGAACTCGTCAACGGGGTGCTCAACCTCATGGCGAGCCTCAGCGGGCGCGGCATGACGATGGTCGTGGTCACCCACGAGATGGGCTTCGCCCGACGCGCTGCCAATCAGGTCGTGTTCATGGACGAGGGCCAGATCGTCGAGACCGGCACCCCAGAGGACATCTTCGACCGTCCGCAGTCGACCCGCCTCCAGCGCTTCCTCTCCGAGGTGCTGTGA
- a CDS encoding LacI family DNA-binding transcriptional regulator: protein MTKREPPTKEATVADVARAAGVSKAQAARALGGYGAVSEQVLSLVVAAAEQLGYRPNQLAKSMNTGRSNSIGVVVGDIENAHFGLALRGISDEVRGAGYTVVLVNTDEDLAAEAAAVQELLQQRVAGLIVAPCSSTETSHLEAAQAGGRAVVLFDRGIHDLALDTVRVDFEHAALRVGRLLLDAGHRRIGYVSSQRARAAYAHGMDLGLSPVADRVEGIERAFREAGAEWDPALVKLNATSDDALASACAELLDRPDPATAVVCSDSLIALGVLGQIKRRGLRIPDDISVVAYDDFPWTELIEPPLTVVAQPVYDMGREAARALLRRLGHRVPAEQLPLRANLIERASVGAPSPAADRIPQS from the coding sequence ATGACGAAGCGCGAGCCGCCAACCAAGGAGGCCACGGTTGCCGATGTGGCGCGCGCGGCCGGGGTGTCCAAGGCCCAAGCCGCGCGGGCGCTCGGCGGCTACGGGGCGGTCAGCGAGCAAGTTCTCTCCCTCGTGGTAGCGGCTGCGGAGCAGCTCGGCTACCGGCCGAACCAGCTCGCGAAGAGCATGAACACTGGCCGCTCGAACTCGATCGGGGTCGTCGTGGGAGACATCGAGAATGCCCACTTCGGCCTCGCACTCCGCGGAATCTCTGACGAGGTCCGCGGCGCCGGCTACACGGTCGTCCTCGTGAACACGGACGAGGACTTGGCAGCCGAGGCCGCCGCGGTTCAGGAGCTGCTCCAACAGCGCGTCGCCGGCCTCATCGTCGCCCCCTGCTCGAGCACCGAGACCTCCCATCTTGAAGCTGCGCAGGCCGGCGGCCGCGCCGTCGTCCTCTTTGACCGCGGTATCCATGACCTGGCCCTCGACACGGTCCGTGTCGACTTCGAGCATGCGGCCCTCCGGGTCGGGCGGCTCCTCCTCGACGCGGGCCACCGCCGCATCGGGTACGTATCAAGCCAGCGCGCGCGGGCCGCCTACGCCCATGGGATGGACCTGGGCTTATCCCCCGTCGCCGACCGCGTGGAGGGGATCGAACGGGCCTTCAGGGAGGCAGGCGCGGAGTGGGACCCGGCACTCGTGAAGCTCAACGCCACCTCGGACGATGCCCTCGCCAGCGCGTGCGCAGAGCTGCTCGATCGCCCAGACCCTGCGACCGCCGTCGTCTGTTCGGACAGCCTCATCGCCCTCGGCGTGCTCGGACAGATCAAGCGCCGAGGGCTCCGCATCCCGGACGACATCTCTGTTGTGGCCTACGACGATTTCCCTTGGACCGAGCTCATTGAACCGCCCCTCACGGTCGTGGCTCAGCCGGTCTATGACATGGGGCGCGAGGCGGCGCGCGCACTTCTGCGCAGACTCGGCCACCGAGTCCCCGCGGAACAGCTGCCGCTCAGAGCCAACCTCATCGAGCGAGCCTCGGTCGGCGCACCGTCACCCGCTGCTGACAGAATCCCCCAAAGCTGA
- a CDS encoding amino acid ABC transporter permease: MDQLDNLLKTFFDFQAMGDVLPQLLQVGLKNTLVISVSATVIGCVVGMVVALMGISPVGWLRWPARIYTDLFRGLPAILTILLIGQGFARLSQQIFGPSPYPLGIIALSLISSAYIGEIFRAGIQAVDRGQLEACRALGMGYGRAMRLVVIPQGIRRVLPALVNQFIAIVKDSSLVYFLGLLVSERELFRVGQDAAVLSGNLSPLVLAGLFYLVITVPLTHLVNYFDQRFRTGRRKAAPPVSGLREVAELDPVRTVAENT; this comes from the coding sequence ATGGATCAGCTCGACAACCTCCTCAAGACCTTCTTCGACTTCCAAGCGATGGGAGACGTCCTGCCTCAGCTGCTGCAGGTCGGACTCAAGAACACCCTCGTCATCTCGGTCTCCGCGACGGTGATTGGCTGTGTGGTCGGCATGGTCGTGGCCCTCATGGGCATCTCCCCTGTCGGCTGGCTGCGGTGGCCGGCCCGGATCTACACAGACCTCTTCCGTGGCCTCCCGGCCATCCTCACGATCCTGTTGATCGGCCAGGGGTTCGCCCGGCTGAGCCAGCAGATCTTCGGCCCGAGCCCCTATCCCCTCGGGATCATCGCGCTGAGCCTGATCTCAAGCGCCTACATCGGGGAGATCTTCCGAGCCGGCATCCAAGCCGTGGACCGAGGCCAGCTCGAGGCCTGCCGCGCCCTCGGGATGGGCTACGGTCGGGCGATGCGCCTCGTCGTCATTCCGCAGGGAATTCGGCGCGTTCTCCCGGCGCTCGTGAACCAGTTCATCGCGATCGTGAAGGATTCGAGCCTGGTCTACTTCCTCGGCCTGCTCGTCTCAGAGCGCGAGCTCTTCCGCGTCGGCCAGGACGCCGCCGTCCTGAGCGGGAACCTCTCGCCGCTTGTCCTCGCGGGCCTGTTCTACCTCGTCATCACCGTCCCTCTCACGCACCTCGTCAACTACTTCGACCAGCGGTTCCGCACAGGACGCCGAAAGGCCGCTCCGCCGGTATCCGGGCTCCGCGAGGTCGCAGAGCTCGACCCGGTCCGCACAGTCGCGGAGAACACCTGA
- a CDS encoding MmcQ/YjbR family DNA-binding protein — protein MDAEAVRGLCLSFPGAYEDYPFGPEIAVYKVRSPASAGSAVEGKMFAAMRADAEPLSISLKCEPALAIQLRAVHPEITGAWHMNKKHWNSVRLDGDLGDEAVRDMVEDSYDLVVASLPRGQREALGWAGLAR, from the coding sequence ATGGACGCCGAAGCTGTGAGAGGGCTCTGCCTGTCGTTCCCAGGGGCGTACGAGGACTACCCGTTCGGCCCGGAGATCGCTGTGTACAAGGTGCGCTCGCCGGCCTCGGCGGGCTCCGCCGTCGAGGGCAAGATGTTCGCCGCGATGCGGGCCGACGCCGAGCCGCTCTCGATCTCGCTCAAGTGCGAGCCTGCCCTCGCCATCCAGCTGCGGGCCGTGCATCCCGAGATCACGGGGGCGTGGCATATGAACAAGAAGCACTGGAACAGCGTGAGGCTCGACGGTGATCTGGGCGACGAAGCGGTCCGGGACATGGTCGAGGACTCGTACGATCTCGTCGTCGCATCGCTTCCCAGAGGGCAGCGCGAGGCGCTGGGTTGGGCAGGGCTCGCTCGGTGA
- a CDS encoding ABC transporter substrate-binding protein: MKSIKTAALAAAAALALSLTACGGASSASSTASAGNPYGLITPGQFRVASVGDSKPYTFTDASGKFTGFDVELFTDVAHRMGINDVVFTGQDFSAILPAVANGQFDVGAAAIGITPQRQQTVDFSDGYLAGYLTVLTAKMSSVTNTDSLKGKRLGVVQGTLQETYAMKNFPEANLVRFPDNNSAVAALNSGTIDAHFLDYEAAKDYVSKFGLKDAVDIPSFDAPAGFAIAKNKPALKDAINKALKAAMADGTWKRLYQKWFPGSPMPKQYLPASDQ; the protein is encoded by the coding sequence ATGAAAAGCATCAAGACAGCGGCGCTCGCGGCGGCCGCAGCACTGGCCCTCTCGTTGACCGCGTGCGGCGGGGCGAGCAGCGCGTCGTCGACCGCTTCTGCCGGCAACCCCTATGGCCTGATCACTCCGGGGCAGTTCAGGGTGGCGAGCGTCGGGGATTCAAAGCCCTACACGTTCACCGACGCCTCGGGGAAGTTCACCGGGTTCGACGTTGAGCTCTTCACCGACGTCGCGCACCGCATGGGCATCAACGACGTAGTCTTCACCGGGCAGGACTTCTCGGCGATCCTCCCCGCAGTGGCGAACGGCCAGTTCGACGTGGGAGCAGCCGCAATCGGCATCACGCCCCAACGCCAGCAGACCGTCGACTTCTCCGACGGCTACCTCGCCGGCTACTTGACGGTCCTCACGGCAAAGATGTCGTCGGTCACGAACACGGACAGCCTCAAGGGCAAGCGTCTCGGCGTCGTGCAGGGCACGCTGCAGGAGACGTACGCGATGAAGAACTTCCCCGAAGCCAACCTCGTCCGGTTCCCCGACAACAATTCCGCGGTGGCGGCGCTCAACTCCGGCACGATCGACGCGCACTTCCTCGACTACGAGGCCGCCAAGGACTACGTCTCGAAGTTCGGCCTCAAGGACGCCGTGGACATCCCCTCGTTCGACGCGCCCGCGGGTTTCGCCATCGCCAAGAACAAGCCCGCGCTCAAGGATGCAATCAACAAGGCGCTCAAGGCTGCGATGGCAGACGGCACGTGGAAGCGCCTCTACCAGAAGTGGTTCCCGGGCTCGCCCATGCCGAAGCAGTACCTGCCGGCCTCCGACCAGTAA